Proteins found in one Kamptonema formosum PCC 6407 genomic segment:
- a CDS encoding tetratricopeptide repeat protein, which produces MKFKPNYPEKSSSIFMADVFYLFLSLVITHFLFFIMFKPNLMLYYSILFLLGTLLQTRVLIDPFEKSPIIKISYNIFQFSLLCFPFINLFISLRLSGWLLYLMVPFSMLVMKFFILFIAIDLIKLFPLLTNVKIMPLLRLLRRLQLFLVGVAGGNIPESMLDIARLDINNHNLSSALIILTALINKCPNLNEPEIEGKARNIFCDLLFRTGSYAEVIEQSRQVLAIASKYNDLKLKRSAYKNLGNANEKLGTEYYSQAKEFYENALQIDILLQNKLDQASDYNNLGNILEKLKDFENAVNMYEKALLIIINFENKSGQCTIYTNLGALHQSINNFKQAIKYQNKCLKLSQEIKDEESETNACLNLGYCYFAINDFQTALNFFQAALPIAQKINDREREVKSLKGSADSYLALNFPEKAKFYYQQIIPHLEIMEYGLGVKERRSLIKQYLDIYQSLVDSCIKTGDFNAAFFYAETSRNRYLVERLAKHDAPLPENLPINLSKQIETAKLLERNTLQAYTDGLSKNLEQDQITELSIKWSEAKRSLENLYSQVVEIDPEFIAKTKVYPISFTEVQSLLPPATAVLEFFFIENKLVTMVILPGAEAPLIPKDLCLIVKHIYLESIAKAWISDIAAEAASKKDSGIEETIQDLPARIDRISELLKFNNLLDYIPPEIKHLVVVPHNYLHLFPIHALWIDESQRLIDRFSVEYTPSLLIWKICHSRQRNHWRFIGIENPTQDKDLIFAKAET; this is translated from the coding sequence ATGAAATTCAAGCCCAATTACCCAGAAAAATCATCGAGTATTTTCATGGCAGATGTTTTTTACTTATTTTTATCTTTGGTAATAACACATTTTTTATTTTTTATAATGTTTAAGCCTAATTTAATGTTGTATTATTCTATATTATTTTTGCTAGGCACACTATTGCAAACACGAGTATTAATAGATCCATTTGAAAAGTCACCAATCATAAAAATCAGCTATAATATATTTCAGTTTAGTTTATTATGTTTTCCGTTTATTAACCTTTTCATTTCACTAAGACTAAGCGGGTGGCTCTTATACTTAATGGTGCCATTTTCTATGCTAGTCATGAAATTTTTTATATTATTTATAGCTATAGATTTAATAAAATTATTTCCCCTTTTAACTAATGTTAAAATAATGCCATTACTTCGGCTACTTCGGCGATTACAGTTATTTTTAGTTGGAGTGGCTGGTGGAAATATACCTGAATCTATGCTTGACATTGCCCGTTTAGATATTAACAATCATAATTTAAGTAGTGCATTAATTATTCTCACTGCATTGATTAATAAATGCCCGAATCTTAATGAGCCTGAAATAGAAGGAAAAGCAAGAAATATATTTTGTGATTTACTGTTCAGGACTGGTAGTTATGCTGAAGTTATTGAACAGAGTAGACAAGTTTTAGCCATAGCTTCCAAGTATAACGACCTAAAACTAAAAAGATCGGCATACAAAAACCTCGGAAATGCTAACGAAAAACTTGGTACGGAATATTATAGTCAGGCTAAAGAATTTTATGAAAATGCTCTTCAAATAGATATTTTGCTACAGAATAAGCTTGATCAGGCATCTGACTATAACAATTTAGGGAACATTTTAGAAAAGCTAAAAGATTTTGAAAATGCAGTTAATATGTACGAAAAAGCCCTACTAATTATTATAAATTTTGAAAACAAATCGGGGCAATGCACTATTTATACTAACTTAGGTGCGCTTCATCAATCAATAAATAATTTCAAACAAGCAATAAAATATCAAAATAAATGCCTGAAGTTGTCTCAAGAAATTAAAGATGAAGAATCTGAAACTAACGCTTGTCTTAATCTTGGTTACTGCTATTTTGCCATTAACGACTTTCAAACTGCATTAAACTTTTTTCAAGCTGCTTTACCCATTGCTCAGAAAATTAATGATCGTGAAAGAGAGGTTAAATCACTGAAGGGTTCAGCAGACTCTTATCTGGCTTTAAATTTTCCTGAAAAAGCAAAATTTTACTATCAGCAGATAATCCCACATCTTGAAATCATGGAATATGGCTTGGGTGTAAAGGAAAGACGTTCTCTTATCAAGCAATATCTAGATATTTATCAAAGTTTAGTAGATTCCTGTATTAAAACTGGTGACTTCAATGCAGCTTTTTTCTATGCTGAAACTTCCAGAAACAGATATTTAGTTGAGCGACTTGCCAAACATGATGCTCCTTTACCAGAAAACCTTCCCATAAATCTATCCAAACAAATAGAAACAGCTAAACTTTTGGAAAGAAATACTTTGCAGGCATATACTGATGGACTCAGTAAAAATTTAGAACAGGATCAGATTACTGAACTGAGTATTAAATGGTCTGAAGCTAAAAGAAGCTTAGAAAATTTATATAGCCAAGTTGTAGAAATCGATCCTGAATTTATCGCTAAAACCAAGGTTTACCCGATTTCTTTCACAGAAGTTCAATCATTACTACCACCAGCTACCGCTGTCCTTGAGTTTTTCTTTATAGAGAATAAATTGGTAACAATGGTGATACTACCTGGAGCAGAAGCACCTCTCATTCCCAAAGACCTTTGCCTGATAGTTAAACATATTTATTTAGAAAGCATTGCAAAAGCCTGGATATCAGATATTGCTGCCGAAGCTGCTTCTAAGAAAGATAGCGGCATTGAGGAAACGATTCAAGACTTACCAGCAAGAATCGACAGGATTTCTGAATTACTTAAATTCAATAACTTGCTCGACTATATCCCCCCTGAAATTAAGCATTTGGTAGTCGTCCCTCACAATTATTTACACCTGTTTCCAATTCATGCTTTGTGGATTGATGAGAGTCAACGCTTGATTGACCGTTTCTCAGTTGAGTACACCCCCAGCCTTTTAATCTGGAAAATTTGCCATAGTCGCCAGCGCAATCACTGGCGTTTTATTGGCATAGAAAACCCAACCCAAGATAAAGATTTAATCTTCGCTAAAGCAGAAACTTAA
- a CDS encoding plasmid mobilization protein: MLTTATLPKNQLSKPNGKTEVVRVRLTTFEKADLVKRAAEAGEKSLSDYLRKRAFSLNPTVPPINEGTCAQLRKMSTHICQMTRGVETAVKAGKLPKKSLEVLQEFSRMLGEYHQELRGKIRTEVLSETREQTPNQTIAPLANSHL; the protein is encoded by the coding sequence GTGCTTACAACTGCAACTCTCCCCAAAAACCAACTTTCCAAACCCAACGGAAAAACTGAAGTCGTCCGAGTCCGTCTAACCACCTTTGAAAAGGCAGATTTAGTAAAACGTGCCGCAGAAGCAGGTGAAAAAAGCCTGTCAGACTACTTGCGTAAACGCGCTTTTAGCCTTAACCCCACAGTCCCCCCTATCAATGAAGGAACTTGTGCCCAACTGCGAAAAATGAGCACGCACATTTGCCAAATGACCCGAGGTGTAGAGACAGCAGTAAAAGCAGGAAAGTTACCCAAAAAAAGCCTAGAAGTTCTGCAAGAATTCAGCCGAATGCTAGGCGAATATCACCAAGAACTAAGAGGGAAAATCAGAACAGAAGTTTTGAGCGAAACCCGCGAACAAACACCCAATCAAACAATCGCGCCACTAGCCAATAGTCATCTTTGA